GCCACCGAGACCTTCGGCGGCATCGACGTCCTGGCGCACACGGCCGGCATCATGCCGCTCGCCCCGATCGCGCAGATGGACCTGGACACCTTCGACCGCATCCAGCGGACCAACGTCCGCGGCACCTTCGTCGTCAACCAGCTCGCCGCCCGCCAGGTCCGCTCCGGCGGGGCGATCGTCAACTTCTCCAGCTCCCTGACGCGGCTGCAGTTCCCGGCCTACGGGCCCTACGCGGCGTCCAAGGGCGCGGTGGAGGCGATGACCCTCATCCTCGCCCGGGAGCTGCGCGGCCGTGACATCACGGTCAACGCCGTCGCCCCCGGCCCCACGGCCACCCCGCTGTTCTTCGAGGGCAAGAGCGAGGAGGACATCCGGCGCATCGCCGGGCTCAACCCGATGGAGCGGCTGGGCACGCCGGAGGACATCGCCGAGGTGACGGCGTTCCTCGCCGGCCCGGCACGCTGGGTCAACGGCCAGGTGCTCTACGCCAACGGCGGTGCCGCCTGACGCCGCCGGACCCGCCCTCCGGGCGAACGACGGGAGTCGAGAGACAGGCCCTAGCTGAAGACGATCATCGAACCCTGTGCCAGGCTTCGCGTCGCCGCCGCGTGCAGGCCGAGCCAGACGTGGCGTTCGCGGGCGAAGGGGCTGGGGTCGTACGGGGGCGCGGGGGCCGGTTCCTCCAGGTCCGTGGGGCCCGCCGGGGGCTGCGGCGCGGCCGGGGGGTTGGCCGGGTCGATGCCGATCGCCGGGGCCACCGCCTCCAGTTCGCGCAGCAGGGTGTGCGAGGAGCCCAGCGGGCCGCCCCCGGCGAGGAGTTCGTCGTTGGACAGCGGAACGGGGAACTCCACGGGCACGTACGCGCCCGCGTGGTCGTAGTGCCAGACCAGGTGCGAGCGCTGGGCGTTCGCCTCGAACATCTCCAGCAACTGCTCGTAGTCGCCGCCCAGTTCGTCCACCGGTGTCACCGCGAGCCCGCACACCTGGAGCAGATACGCCCGGCGCAGGAAGTGCAGGGCGTCGTAGTCGAAGCCCGCGACCGGGGCGACGTCCCCGGACAGTCCCGGCATGTACTGGTACACCGGCACCGGACCCATCCCGGCCTCGGCGAGCGCCTTGTCGTAGAGCGCGAGTTCCTCGGCGAAGGGGTTGTCCGGGGTGTGGCACAGCACGTCGACGAGCGGGACCAGCCAGAGGTCACAGGCCAACAGGGAGCTCCTCGTGATCAAGGTGGGGGAGGGGGACGGGGGACCGTGGGAAGCCTAACGAACGGGTGTACGGTACCGGTCAGGCGTCGCCGCCCGGCCGGGTCGTTATGGTGCCCTTCCCGTCCAGGTCCCACACCCACACGCCGCCCACCCACGTACCCGGGTCGCCGGTGAGGTCCTGCACCGTCTTGCGCAGCGCCTCGTCGTTCGCCTGCGGGGCCAGCACCAGCACGCCCGCCTTCCAGTAGGCGAAGTCGGCCCGTGCCTGCCGCCGCCAGCTGTCGATCTCCAGGTTGGGCGCGGTGCCGCTGTTGCGGACGTCGCTGAAGAGGTTGGACGTGGCGCGCGGGACGGCGCCGTAGATGCCGATGCGGTCGGGTCCCCAGGGGCCGTTGAAGTAGCCGCCCGGCAGCCTGAAGCCCAGGCCGGCGGCGGTCTGCCAGTGCAGTGCCTCCGCGTACCCGGGGTCGGGCAGCGGCACCGGCACCAGGGTCTCTCCCGCACCGACGTACGACTTGTAGGTGCCGTCCGCGATGAACGCCGGCACCTTCTCCCGGGGAACCGTCTTCAGCGGCGCCGGAACGATCGGCAGCAGCGCGGCGACGACGGCCGCCAGGCCGATGATCTGGGCGCCCGTGAAGACACCGGAACGGGACCCGGCCGTCGCCGTCGCCGTCGCCGTCGGCTTCGGCTTCGGCGCGAGGCGTTCCAACGCCAGCGCGAGCAGCATGCCGAGCGCCGGCGCGCACACCATCGCCACGCGCCCCTCGATCACCGACTCGAACAGCGGCCGGTGCGCGAGCAGCTTCCACGGCCCCGGCAGCGTGGTGTCCGTGAGCGGGAGGCGCATCTCGGGCCCGAGCGACAGCAGCGCCGCCCCGGCCGCCGTCACCGCCAGCGCCTTGACCAGCGCCCTGTCCCACAGCCGTACGACGATGCCGAGCGCGAGCAGCGCCAGCGGCCAGCCGTAGAAGGCGTTCTGCTCGGTCGGGTTGAGCGACAGCGCGTTCGCGTGGTCCGCGTCGCCCGCCAGTGAGCGTTCGGCGAAGGCGATCAGGGCGAGCGGGCTGTTGCCCGCGTTGTCGCCGTGCAGCACGCTCTTGTAGCTCTGCGGCCCGAAGAACTGCCAGTAGAGCGCGAACGACACCAGCGGCAGACAGACCGCCGCCGCGATCCCCAGCCCCTTCGCCAGCGGCCGCCACACCGCCCGCGCCACGTCCCGCCGTACGACGGCGTAGGCGCCCGCGAACAGCACGAGCCCCAGCGCGGTGAGCAGCAGCGGCTCCTCGCCCAGATAGATCTGGTACGCCGTCATCACGCCGAGCACGATCCCGTCGCGCCCCACACGGGTGCCCGCGCACAGCCGCAGCGCCCGGTCGATCATCAGCGGGATCATGAACAGCACGACGAAGTTGGGATGCGCGTTGGCATGGCTGACCATCGGCGGCGCGAACGTGGCCAGCGCCGCCCCGGCGAAGGCCGCGCCCCGGTGCCGTACGACCCGTTTGACGATCAGCCAGTACCAGGCGGTCGCGGTCGCGGCGAGCCCCAGCGTCATCACCAGCGCCAGCGACACCGCGGGCCCCAGCCACAGGGTGAGCGGCGCGAACGGCACGCTCAGCCCCAGCATGACCGTGTTGGCCATGAGGTTCACGCCGTCCGGAAAGCCCTGGAGGGTGGTGAACAGCGGGTTGCGCAAGTGACTGATGTTGTCGGCGGTGACCGCGAAGAACCACTCCCACTGGTTCTGGTCCTGGAGCGAGTCCGGCAGATAGCGGTGGTTCGGGTCCGCCCAGCGGCCGGAGTACAGCAGGAAGGACAGCAGCAGGAACAGCACCGGCACCAGCAGGTCGGCCGGGCGCACCGCGCGCACCTTCAGGACGGCGAGCTCGGCGAGGATGCGGCCGTAGTCCAGGGGCCGCACCTTCGAGCCGGGCTGGTGCGCCCAGCGCACCGGCACCTCGGCGACGGGCCAGCCGGAGCGCCGGAAGTGCTGGAGTATCTCCACGTCGATGCCCCAGCCGTCGAGCCGGGAGGCGGCGAACGCCTCGCGCGCGCGGTCGCCGTCGAACAGCTTGAAGCCGCACTGGGTGTCGCGGATGCCGGGGACGGCGACCCGGCGTATCAGCACGTTCCCGGCCCGGCCGAGCAGTTCCCGTATCCGGTGCTGGTGGCGTTCGATCGTGGCGCCGTCGGTCGCCCGCGAGCCGATCGCGGCCGCGTGGCCGTCGGCGAGGGCGGCCTCCAGGCGGTCCAGCTCCTCGATGGGCGCGGCCAGGTCGGCGTCCGTGACCAGCACCCGGCGCCCGCGCGAGGCGAGCACCCCGAGCCGCAGCGCGTGCCCCTTGCCGCGGTTGGCGGGGCTGCTCAGCAGCCGTATGCGCGGATCGCGGGCGGCGGCCCCGGCCACCACCTCGCCGGTGGCGTCGGTGGAGCCGTCGTCCACGACGAGCACCTCCCACGCGTCCGGGCGCCCGTCGCCGCCCCCGCCGCTCTTGCTCAGATACGTGACGATCGCGTCCAGCGTGGGCGCCAGGCGCCGCTCCTCGTTGTACGCGGGCACGACGACCGTCAGGTCGATGGAGGTGGCCGACATGTCCTCTATGACGTCCTGGGCGGCGGTCCGGCTCATCCGACGGCCGCCAGCCGTTCCAGCAGGGCCAGGGAGTGCGCGTCGTACGCGGTGACGACGGCGTGCGCGCCGGCCGGGTCGCGGCGGGCCAGCGCGTCGACGAGGTCGGTGTGGCCGGCCCAGAGCAGCCCCCGCAGCGGGGACGCCCCCGCGGGCCGGTCGGGATCCGGGGGCTCCGTCCGGCCCCCGGGGGCGGCGATCCGGCGCAGGTGCTGCACCGCGCACGCCCAGGTCTGCACCCGCAGCCGGTGCAGGAAGTCCGTCAGGTACGGATTGCCGCACAGCCCGCCCAGCTCGCGCCAGAAGCGGACGTCGTAGCCGATGAGCACGTCGAGGTCGCCCGCGGCGGCCGCGCGCCGGGCCTCCTCGCCGCGCCGCCGCACCCCGGCGAGCGCGTCGGCCGCGCCGGGCTCGGCGTCCAGGTCGATGCCGG
The DNA window shown above is from Streptomyces sp. NBC_00670 and carries:
- a CDS encoding SDR family oxidoreductase translates to MPENQTTPRVAVVTGGSGGIGRAVVERLAADGTAVLVHYSGNEAKAREVAGAVTAAGGRATVFGGDVADPEAMAAMFRHATETFGGIDVLAHTAGIMPLAPIAQMDLDTFDRIQRTNVRGTFVVNQLAARQVRSGGAIVNFSSSLTRLQFPAYGPYAASKGAVEAMTLILARELRGRDITVNAVAPGPTATPLFFEGKSEEDIRRIAGLNPMERLGTPEDIAEVTAFLAGPARWVNGQVLYANGGAA
- a CDS encoding dolichyl-phosphate beta-glucosyltransferase translates to MSRTAAQDVIEDMSATSIDLTVVVPAYNEERRLAPTLDAIVTYLSKSGGGGDGRPDAWEVLVVDDGSTDATGEVVAGAAARDPRIRLLSSPANRGKGHALRLGVLASRGRRVLVTDADLAAPIEELDRLEAALADGHAAAIGSRATDGATIERHQHRIRELLGRAGNVLIRRVAVPGIRDTQCGFKLFDGDRAREAFAASRLDGWGIDVEILQHFRRSGWPVAEVPVRWAHQPGSKVRPLDYGRILAELAVLKVRAVRPADLLVPVLFLLLSFLLYSGRWADPNHRYLPDSLQDQNQWEWFFAVTADNISHLRNPLFTTLQGFPDGVNLMANTVMLGLSVPFAPLTLWLGPAVSLALVMTLGLAATATAWYWLIVKRVVRHRGAAFAGAALATFAPPMVSHANAHPNFVVLFMIPLMIDRALRLCAGTRVGRDGIVLGVMTAYQIYLGEEPLLLTALGLVLFAGAYAVVRRDVARAVWRPLAKGLGIAAAVCLPLVSFALYWQFFGPQSYKSVLHGDNAGNSPLALIAFAERSLAGDADHANALSLNPTEQNAFYGWPLALLALGIVVRLWDRALVKALAVTAAGAALLSLGPEMRLPLTDTTLPGPWKLLAHRPLFESVIEGRVAMVCAPALGMLLALALERLAPKPKPTATATATAGSRSGVFTGAQIIGLAAVVAALLPIVPAPLKTVPREKVPAFIADGTYKSYVGAGETLVPVPLPDPGYAEALHWQTAAGLGFRLPGGYFNGPWGPDRIGIYGAVPRATSNLFSDVRNSGTAPNLEIDSWRRQARADFAYWKAGVLVLAPQANDEALRKTVQDLTGDPGTWVGGVWVWDLDGKGTITTRPGGDA
- a CDS encoding GntR family transcriptional regulator — its product is MPGIGGNGAVTRSTLRQQLADALRDEVLAGRLQPGQEFTVKEIAEQYGVSATPVREALVDLSAQGLLDAVQHRGFAVRAYSLADYRGMLQARALVTDGIFRRLTATGIDLDAEPGAADALAGVRRRGEEARRAAAAGDLDVLIGYDVRFWRELGGLCGNPYLTDFLHRLRVQTWACAVQHLRRIAAPGGRTEPPDPDRPAGASPLRGLLWAGHTDLVDALARRDPAGAHAVVTAYDAHSLALLERLAAVG